Proteins co-encoded in one Sebastes umbrosus isolate fSebUmb1 chromosome 20, fSebUmb1.pri, whole genome shotgun sequence genomic window:
- the crp1 gene encoding pentraxin fusion protein, translating into MSINAVRFAVVVFGWSLTLSSATQVGLSDKVLVFPYETDFSFVALIPQKEMGLRAFTLCMRVATELPEDRQIILFAYRTPDYDELNVWRERDGRVAFYMSGDGTFFHLPPLTTFRTSLCLTWESRTGLAAFWVEGKRSTYQVYKPGHTIRPKGTVFLGQDQDKHLGGLEAVQSFVGEVTDLNMWDFVLSRSMIQAWHYGHKVPKGNVFDWGTMEYELNGNVMVVDDD; encoded by the exons atG agtATCAACGCTGTGAGGTTTGCTGTGGTTGTCTTTGGATGGTCTCTGACACTCTCCTCAGCCACCCAAG TGGGTCTGAGTGACAAAGTCCTGGTGTTCCCCTATGAGACAGACTTCAGCTTCGTGGCCCTGATCCCTCAGAAGGAGATGGGGCTGAGGGCCTTCACTCTCTGCATGCGTGTGGCCACTGAGCTGCCGGAGGACCGTCAGATCATCCTGTTCGCCTACCGCACACCCGACTATGACGAGCTCAACGTGTGGCGTGAGAGGGACGGACGCGTAGCCTTCTACATGAGCGGCGACGGCACCTTCTTTCACCTGCCGCCCCTCACCACCTTCCGCACCAGCCTCTGCCTGACCTGGGAGTCTCGCACAGGCCTCGCTGCTTTCTGGGTGGAAGGGAAACGCAGCACCTACCAAGTCTACAAACCCGGGCACACTATCCGTCCAAAGGGTACCGTCTTCCTGGGGCAGGATCAGGACAAACACCTGGGGGGTTTAGAGGCCGTGCAGAGCTTCGTAGGGGAGGTGACCGATCTGAATATGTGGGATTTTGTGCTCTCCAGGAGCATGATCCAGGCCTGGCACTACGGGCACAAGGTCCCCAAGGGCAACGTCTTTGACTGGGGCACGATGGAGTACGAGCTGAACGGGAACGTGATGGTGGTGGATGATGACTGA
- the stub1 gene encoding E3 ubiquitin-protein ligase CHIP: protein MAGSPEKSSTAQELKEQGNRLFLCRKYQEAATCYSKAINRNPSVAVYYTNRALCHVKLQQHDKALADCKHALELDSQSVKAHFFLGQCHLELENYDEAIGNLQKAYNLAKEQRLNFGDDIPSALRIAKKKRWNSIEEKRINQENELHAYLTKLILAEKERELEEYKEKQDDNQNGGDSAKIASKHDKYRMDMDELFSQVDEKRKKREIPDYLCGKISFELMREPCITPSGITYDRKDIEEHLQRVGHFDPVTRSPLTQDQLIPNLAMKEVIDAFIQENGWVEDY from the exons ATGGCCGGCAGCCCGGAGAAGAGCTCTACCGCGCAGGAGCTGAAGGAGCAGGGGAACCGGCTGTTCCTCTGCCGCAAGTACCAGGAGGCTGCTACGTGTTACAGCAAAGCTATT AACCGTAATCCATCGGTGGCAGTGTACTACACCAACAGGGCTCTCTGCcatgtgaagctgcagcagcatgACAAGGCTCTGGCAGATTGTAAGCATGCGCTGGAGCTGGACAGCCAGTCAGTAAAGGCCCACTTTTTCCTGGGTCAGTGTCACCTGGAGCTGGAGAATTACGACGAGGCCATCGGCAACCTGCAGAAAG CTTATAACCTGGCTAAAGAGCAGAGACTGAATTTTGGAGATGACATCCCCAGCGCCTTGCGCATCGCAAAGAAGAAACGTTGGAATAGCATCGAGGAGAAGCGCATCAACCAGGAGAACGAGTTACACGCCTATCTGACTAAACTCATACTGGCTGAGAAGGAAAG AGAACTTGAAGAATACAAAGAGAAACAGGACGACAATCAGAATGGAGGGGATTCTGCCAAGATTGCATCAAAACAT GACAAGTATCGAATGGACATGGATGAGCTCTTCTCTCAAGTggatgagaaaagaaaa AAGCGGGAGATCCCAGATTACCTGTGTGGGAAGATCAGTTTTGAGCTGATGAGGGAGCCCTGCATCACACCCAGTGGGATCACATATGATCGCAAGGACATTGAAGAGCACCTACAG CGAGTGGGTCATTTTGACCCAGTCACCAGGAGTCCCCTGACCCAGGACCAGCTGATCCCGAACCTGGCCATGAAGGAAGTGATCGACGCCTTTATCCAGGAGAACGGCTGGGTGGAGGACTACTGA